Proteins from one Mycobacterium adipatum genomic window:
- a CDS encoding alpha/beta fold hydrolase, whose translation MTMSAKRRRAHDKLAALPGVRPVRRPVARTGDAAFDLYYVRVGRKTAHPVVVIPGGPGLASVAPYRAFRRHAAAAGCDVIMIEHRGVGLSRHDDDGADLPPEAITVKQVVDDVAAVLDDAGVATAHIYGSSYGSYIAAGVGVRHPGRVAGMVLDSPVLSAGDIDEMRTAIRGLLWDGTEEPGGAGEPSPDLALKVRTLAEEGMKLDGSAQVASMVYEYGGVHLLDRQLDLLLRGRTLLWAGLSTLLRITQRKTPYRHEDDLVARIAFRELNFAGEPDGLPLDPSVVMREIHDPEQEFEREPFDLVAAMPEFDWPTAVLSGGRDLTTPPAVARQVADLIPHATLVTLPTAGHSVLDTRERAALEVIGALRIGAVGTLAERGVELDRLPVNPIVRAAITVIAAAAALESTLPAAVPRIVSRIRVS comes from the coding sequence ATGACGATGTCCGCCAAGCGCCGCCGGGCCCACGACAAGCTCGCCGCCCTGCCCGGTGTGCGCCCGGTCCGCCGGCCGGTCGCCCGCACCGGGGATGCGGCGTTCGACCTGTACTACGTGCGGGTCGGCCGTAAAACGGCGCATCCGGTGGTCGTCATCCCCGGTGGCCCGGGGTTGGCGTCGGTGGCGCCGTACCGCGCGTTCCGCCGGCATGCGGCCGCCGCCGGGTGCGATGTCATCATGATCGAGCACCGCGGTGTGGGGTTGTCCCGCCACGACGACGACGGTGCGGATCTGCCGCCGGAGGCGATCACCGTCAAGCAGGTGGTCGACGATGTCGCGGCCGTGCTCGACGACGCCGGTGTCGCGACCGCGCACATCTACGGCAGCTCCTACGGTTCCTATATCGCGGCCGGTGTCGGCGTGCGTCATCCCGGCCGGGTCGCCGGGATGGTGCTGGACTCCCCGGTGCTCTCGGCCGGGGATATCGACGAGATGCGGACCGCGATCCGCGGCCTGCTCTGGGACGGGACCGAGGAGCCGGGCGGTGCGGGCGAACCCTCGCCCGACCTGGCACTCAAGGTCAGGACGCTGGCCGAGGAGGGGATGAAGCTCGACGGCTCGGCCCAGGTTGCCAGCATGGTCTACGAGTACGGCGGTGTGCACCTGCTCGATCGCCAGCTCGACCTGCTGCTGCGCGGCCGGACGCTGCTGTGGGCGGGACTGAGCACGCTGCTGCGGATCACCCAGCGCAAGACGCCCTACCGCCACGAGGACGACCTGGTGGCCCGAATTGCGTTCCGCGAGCTGAATTTCGCCGGTGAGCCCGACGGGCTACCGCTGGATCCCTCGGTGGTGATGCGGGAAATCCACGATCCGGAACAGGAATTCGAGCGTGAGCCGTTTGACCTGGTTGCCGCGATGCCCGAATTCGACTGGCCCACCGCGGTGCTCTCCGGTGGACGCGATCTCACCACGCCGCCCGCGGTGGCGCGGCAGGTGGCCGATCTGATCCCGCACGCCACCTTGGTGACGTTGCCCACCGCCGGTCACAGCGTGCTCGATACCAGGGAGCGGGCAGCCCTGGAGGTGATCGGTGCGCTGCGGATCGGGGCGGTCGGCACGCTCGCCGAGCGCGGCGTGGAATTGGACCGGCTACCCGTCAATCCGATTGTGCGGGCCGCGATCACGGTGATCGCGGCGGCGGCCGCACTCGAATCCACCCTGCCCGCGGCGGTGCCGCGGATCGTCTCGCGGATCAGGGTTTCATGA